One genomic region from Xyrauchen texanus isolate HMW12.3.18 chromosome 4, RBS_HiC_50CHRs, whole genome shotgun sequence encodes:
- the LOC127636530 gene encoding uncharacterized protein LOC127636530 isoform X1, which translates to MSEALVGSGGRAEGGDAVGGDAVGGGAVEGSRSEALVGSGGRAGGGDAVGGGAVEGSRSEALVGSGGRTGGGGAVGGSRCEALEGSGGRDEGGDAVGGGAVEGSMSEALVGSGGRAEGGDAVGGGAVEGSRSEALVGSGGRAGGGDAVGGGAVEGSRSEALVGSGGRTGGGGAVGGSRGEALEGSGGRDEGGDAVGGGAVEGSRSEAPVGSGGRTGGGGAVGGSRGEALEGSGGRAEGGDAVGGGAVGGLGGRAAGGSGGESLEGSGVLGSRAMGGSGGGAVEGSRGGALGSSGVFGSRAMRGSGGGAVGGSGGGAVGGSGGRAIGASSGRALEGSRGLRGGAMKDSRGGALRGLRGGGALKDSRGGALRGLRGEGALRDSRGEAVRGLRGGAMKDSKGGALRGGGALRDSRGEAVRGLRGGAMKYSRGEAVRGLRGGAMKDSRGEAVRGLRGGDMKDSRGEAVRGLRGGAMKDSRDGALRDSRGEAVRGLRGGAMKDSRDGALRDSGGEAVRGLRGGAMKDSRDGALKDSRGEAVRGLEGGGALRDLRGRALGGS; encoded by the exons atgagtgaagccctggtaggctctggaggcagagccgagggaggtgacgccgtgggag gtgacgccgtgggaggtggcgccgtagaaggctccaggagtgaagccctggtaggctctggaggcagagccgggggaggtgacgccgtgggaggtggcgccgtagaaggctccaggagtgaagccctggtaggctctggaggcagaaccgggggaggtggcgccgtaggaggctccagatgtgaagccctggaaggctctggaggcagagacgagggaggtgacgccgtgggaggtggcgccgtagaaggctccatgagtgaagccctggtaggctctggaggcagagccgagggaggtgacgccgtgggaggtggcgccgtagaaggctccaggagtgaagccctggtaggctctggaggcagagccgggggaggtgacgccgtgggaggtggcgccgtagaaggctccaggagtgaagccctggtaggctctggaggcagaaccgggggaggtggcgccgtaggaggctccagaggtgaagccctggaaggctctggaggcagagacgagggaggtgacgccgtgggaggtggcgccgtagaaggctccaggagtgaagccccggtaggctctggaggcagaaccgggggaggtggcgccgtaggaggctccagaggtgaagccctggaaggctctggaggcagagccgagggaggtgacgccgtgggaggtggcgccgtgggaggcttgggaggcagagccgcaggaggctcgggaggcgaatctctagaaggctctggagtcttagggagcagagccatgggaggctcgggaggtggagccgtggaaggctcgagaggcggagccctaggaagctctggagtctttgggagcagagccatgagaggctcgggaggtggagccgtaggaggctctggagggggagccgtaggaggctcgggaggcagagccataggagcctctagtggccgagccctggaaggctcgagaggcttgagggggggagccatgaaagactcgagagggggagccctgagaggcttgagaggaggaggagccctgaaagactcgagagggggagccctgagaggcttgagaggggaaggagccctgagagactcgagaggcgaagccgtgagaggcttgaggggaggagccatgaaagactcgaagggcggagccctgagaggcggaggagccctgagagactcgagaggcgaagccgtgagaggcttgaggggtggagccatgaaatactcgagaggcgaagccgtgagaggcttgaggggtggagccatgaaagactcgagaggcgaagccgtgagaggcttgaggggtggagacatgaaagactcgagaggcgaagccgtgagaggcttgaggggtggagccatgaaagactcgagggatggagccctgagagactcgagaggcgaagctgtgagaggcttgaggggtggagccatgaaagactcgagggatggagccctgagagactcgggaggcgaagccgtgagaggcttgaggggtggagccatgaaagactcgagggatggagccctgaaagactcgagaggcgaagctgtgagaggcttggaaggagggggagccctgagggacttgaggggtagagctctgggaggctcgtga
- the LOC127636530 gene encoding uncharacterized protein LOC127636530 isoform X2, whose translation MSEALVGSGGRAEGGDAVGGGAVEGSRSEALVGSGGRAGGGDAVGGGAVEGSRSEALVGSGGRAGGGDAVGGGAVEGSMSEALVGSGGRAEGGDAVGGGAVEGSRSEALVGSGGRAGGGDAVGGGAVEGSRSEALVGSGGRTGGGGAVGGSRGEALEGSGGRDEGGDAVGGGAVEGSRSEAPVGSGGRTGGGGAVGGSRGEALEGSGGRAEGGDAVGGGAVGGLGGRAAGGSGGESLEGSGVLGSRAMGGSGGGAVEGSRGGALGSSGVFGSRAMRGSGGGAVGGSGGGAVGGSGGRAIGASSGRALEGSRGLRGGAMKDSRGGALRGLRGGGALKDSRGGALRGLRGEGALRDSRGEAVRGLRGGAMKDSKGGALRGGGALRDSRGEAVRGLRGGAMKYSRGEAVRGLRGGAMKDSRGEAVRGLRGGDMKDSRGEAVRGLRGGAMKDSRDGALRDSRGEAVRGLRGGAMKDSRDGALRDSGGEAVRGLRGGAMKDSRDGALKDSRGEAVRGLEGGGALRDLRGRALGGS comes from the exons atgagtgaagccctggtaggctctggaggcagagccgagggaggtgacgccgtgggaggtggcgccgtagaaggctccaggagtgaagccctggtaggctctggaggcagagccgggggaggtgacgccgtgggaggtggcgccgtagaaggctccaggagtgaagccctggtaggctctggaggcagagccgggggag gtgacgccgtgggaggtggcgccgtagaaggctccatgagtgaagccctggtaggctctggaggcagagccgagggaggtgacgccgtgggaggtggcgccgtagaaggctccaggagtgaagccctggtaggctctggaggcagagccgggggaggtgacgccgtgggaggtggcgccgtagaaggctccaggagtgaagccctggtaggctctggaggcagaaccgggggaggtggcgccgtaggaggctccagaggtgaagccctggaaggctctggaggcagagacgagggaggtgacgccgtgggaggtggcgccgtagaaggctccaggagtgaagccccggtaggctctggaggcagaaccgggggaggtggcgccgtaggaggctccagaggtgaagccctggaaggctctggaggcagagccgagggaggtgacgccgtgggaggtggcgccgtgggaggcttgggaggcagagccgcaggaggctcgggaggcgaatctctagaaggctctggagtcttagggagcagagccatgggaggctcgggaggtggagccgtggaaggctcgagaggcggagccctaggaagctctggagtctttgggagcagagccatgagaggctcgggaggtggagccgtaggaggctctggagggggagccgtaggaggctcgggaggcagagccataggagcctctagtggccgagccctggaaggctcgagaggcttgagggggggagccatgaaagactcgagagggggagccctgagaggcttgagaggaggaggagccctgaaagactcgagagggggagccctgagaggcttgagaggggaaggagccctgagagactcgagaggcgaagccgtgagaggcttgaggggaggagccatgaaagactcgaagggcggagccctgagaggcggaggagccctgagagactcgagaggcgaagccgtgagaggcttgaggggtggagccatgaaatactcgagaggcgaagccgtgagaggcttgaggggtggagccatgaaagactcgagaggcgaagccgtgagaggcttgaggggtggagacatgaaagactcgagaggcgaagccgtgagaggcttgaggggtggagccatgaaagactcgagggatggagccctgagagactcgagaggcgaagctgtgagaggcttgaggggtggagccatgaaagactcgagggatggagccctgagagactcgggaggcgaagccgtgagaggcttgaggggtggagccatgaaagactcgagggatggagccctgaaagactcgagaggcgaagctgtgagaggcttggaaggagggggagccctgagggacttgaggggtagagctctgggaggctcgtga
- the LOC127636530 gene encoding uncharacterized protein LOC127636530 isoform X3 encodes MSEALVGSGGRAEGGDAVGGGAVEGSRSEALVGSGGRAGGGDAVGGGAVEGSMSEALVGSGGRAEGGDAVGGGAVEGSRSEALVGSGGRAGGGDAVGGGAVEGSRSEALVGSGGRTGGGGAVGGSRGEALEGSGGRDEGGDAVGGGAVEGSRSEAPVGSGGRTGGGGAVGGSRGEALEGSGGRAEGGDAVGGGAVGGLGGRAAGGSGGESLEGSGVLGSRAMGGSGGGAVEGSRGGALGSSGVFGSRAMRGSGGGAVGGSGGGAVGGSGGRAIGASSGRALEGSRGLRGGAMKDSRGGALRGLRGGGALKDSRGGALRGLRGEGALRDSRGEAVRGLRGGAMKDSKGGALRGGGALRDSRGEAVRGLRGGAMKYSRGEAVRGLRGGAMKDSRGEAVRGLRGGDMKDSRGEAVRGLRGGAMKDSRDGALRDSRGEAVRGLRGGAMKDSRDGALRDSGGEAVRGLRGGAMKDSRDGALKDSRGEAVRGLEGGGALRDLRGRALGGS; translated from the exons atgagtgaagccctggtaggctctggaggcagagccgagggaggtgacgccgtgggaggtggcgccgtagaaggctccaggagtgaagccctggtaggctctggaggcagagccgggggag gtgacgccgtgggaggtggcgccgtagaaggctccatgagtgaagccctggtaggctctggaggcagagccgagggaggtgacgccgtgggaggtggcgccgtagaaggctccaggagtgaagccctggtaggctctggaggcagagccgggggaggtgacgccgtgggaggtggcgccgtagaaggctccaggagtgaagccctggtaggctctggaggcagaaccgggggaggtggcgccgtaggaggctccagaggtgaagccctggaaggctctggaggcagagacgagggaggtgacgccgtgggaggtggcgccgtagaaggctccaggagtgaagccccggtaggctctggaggcagaaccgggggaggtggcgccgtaggaggctccagaggtgaagccctggaaggctctggaggcagagccgagggaggtgacgccgtgggaggtggcgccgtgggaggcttgggaggcagagccgcaggaggctcgggaggcgaatctctagaaggctctggagtcttagggagcagagccatgggaggctcgggaggtggagccgtggaaggctcgagaggcggagccctaggaagctctggagtctttgggagcagagccatgagaggctcgggaggtggagccgtaggaggctctggagggggagccgtaggaggctcgggaggcagagccataggagcctctagtggccgagccctggaaggctcgagaggcttgagggggggagccatgaaagactcgagagggggagccctgagaggcttgagaggaggaggagccctgaaagactcgagagggggagccctgagaggcttgagaggggaaggagccctgagagactcgagaggcgaagccgtgagaggcttgaggggaggagccatgaaagactcgaagggcggagccctgagaggcggaggagccctgagagactcgagaggcgaagccgtgagaggcttgaggggtggagccatgaaatactcgagaggcgaagccgtgagaggcttgaggggtggagccatgaaagactcgagaggcgaagccgtgagaggcttgaggggtggagacatgaaagactcgagaggcgaagccgtgagaggcttgaggggtggagccatgaaagactcgagggatggagccctgagagactcgagaggcgaagctgtgagaggcttgaggggtggagccatgaaagactcgagggatggagccctgagagactcgggaggcgaagccgtgagaggcttgaggggtggagccatgaaagactcgagggatggagccctgaaagactcgagaggcgaagctgtgagaggcttggaaggagggggagccctgagggacttgaggggtagagctctgggaggctcgtga